The following coding sequences lie in one Streptomyces sp. NBC_00510 genomic window:
- a CDS encoding cysteine hydrolase, which translates to MTDTYDPTRTAILLVDPYNDFLSEGGKVWPALEGVATEVGLLDNLRAVVGAGRAAGHKVFFVPHRRWQEGDYEDWEHPNPTHRIIQERHTFALGTWGGEFHPDFRPADGEVVIQEHWSQSGFANTDLDFRLKQHGITHVIVVGLLANTCIESTGRFAMELGYHVTLVRDATAAYRPEMMHAAHELNGPTYAHSITTTADLLGTLENGDH; encoded by the coding sequence ATGACCGACACCTACGACCCCACGCGCACCGCGATCCTGCTGGTCGACCCCTACAACGACTTCCTGTCGGAGGGAGGCAAGGTCTGGCCCGCGCTGGAGGGCGTCGCCACCGAGGTCGGCCTGCTCGACAACCTCCGCGCCGTCGTCGGAGCGGGGCGCGCGGCGGGCCACAAGGTCTTCTTCGTCCCCCACCGCCGCTGGCAGGAGGGCGACTACGAGGACTGGGAGCACCCCAACCCCACGCACCGCATCATCCAGGAGCGGCACACCTTCGCCCTCGGCACCTGGGGCGGCGAGTTCCACCCCGACTTCCGGCCCGCCGACGGCGAGGTGGTCATCCAGGAGCACTGGTCGCAGAGCGGGTTCGCCAACACCGACCTGGACTTCCGGCTCAAGCAGCACGGCATCACGCACGTGATCGTCGTCGGCCTGCTCGCCAACACCTGCATCGAGTCCACCGGGCGCTTCGCCATGGAGCTCGGCTACCACGTGACGCTCGTCCGCGACGCCACCGCGGCCTACCGCCCCGAGATGATGCACGCCGCCCACGAGCTCAACGGCCCCACCTACGCCCACTCCATCACCACCACCGCCGACCTGCTGGGGACCCTGGAGAACGGAGACCACTGA
- a CDS encoding lipocalin-like domain-containing protein, translated as MTPDELRTSLIGAWRLVSYEAADVGTGEVVEPFGPRPRGLITYGPDGHMAAQIMRVGRPGFRHGRLEEGLPEELTAAAAGYLAYAGTFEVPAGDTVVHHVELSLFPNWVGGSQTRIADLDGRRLRLSLPGAARIWGALRTGVLTWERDGR; from the coding sequence ATGACCCCCGATGAACTGCGCACATCCCTGATCGGCGCCTGGCGTCTGGTGTCCTACGAGGCCGCCGACGTCGGGACCGGGGAGGTCGTCGAGCCCTTCGGGCCGCGGCCCCGGGGGCTGATCACGTACGGGCCGGACGGCCACATGGCGGCCCAGATCATGCGGGTCGGGCGGCCGGGCTTCCGTCACGGGCGGCTCGAGGAAGGGCTGCCGGAGGAACTGACCGCGGCGGCCGCGGGCTACCTCGCGTACGCCGGCACCTTCGAGGTCCCGGCCGGGGACACGGTCGTCCACCACGTCGAGCTGAGCCTGTTCCCCAACTGGGTGGGCGGTTCCCAGACGCGGATCGCCGACCTGGACGGCCGCAGGCTCCGGCTGAGCCTGCCCGGCGCCGCCAGGATCTGGGGGGCGCTGCGCACCGGCGTCCTGACCTGGGAGCGCGACGGGCGGTAG
- a CDS encoding MFS transporter — protein MTTAATRPDVKRGTLPVFATATAITVANIYFTQPLLDQIARGFGISASAAGLVATAGQIGYALGIVAVVPLADRARLRRLSRVLLAVTAVALLGGALAPSVALLGMATLVLSASTVLPQVIMPTVASMAAPGQAGRVLGAVGTGLTMGALLSRTASGLIAQAAGTWRAGFLVAAAATAALLLVLPRYMPAGRPPGAAASGGYGSLLASLPRLLVDHAPLRLSAALGATAFASFSAFWSTLAFHLTAPPIGLGPAVVGLFGLCSVPGALAARYSGRLTDRWGPLGVNALAVASALAAFVLFGVAGRSLVVLAVGCNLLGYGVTSGQIANQARIFTAGPEIRGRLNTVYMFAVFGGGATGSAVAGVLFSAFGWRGVVAGGLGFLLLACLTLAWHGLRARHTAPRHSDDAGPGQADADASATPALRG, from the coding sequence ATGACCACCGCAGCAACCCGCCCGGACGTCAAGCGGGGAACCCTCCCCGTCTTCGCCACGGCGACGGCGATCACGGTCGCCAACATCTACTTCACCCAGCCCCTCCTCGACCAGATCGCCCGCGGCTTCGGCATCTCCGCGTCCGCCGCCGGCCTCGTGGCCACGGCAGGACAGATCGGCTACGCGCTGGGGATCGTGGCCGTCGTCCCGCTCGCGGACAGGGCCCGGCTGCGCCGACTGTCCAGGGTCCTGCTGGCGGTGACCGCCGTCGCGCTCCTGGGGGGCGCCCTGGCTCCGTCCGTCGCCCTGCTGGGGATGGCGACCCTCGTGCTCTCGGCGAGCACCGTGCTCCCGCAGGTGATCATGCCCACGGTCGCGTCGATGGCCGCCCCCGGCCAGGCCGGGCGGGTCCTGGGGGCGGTCGGCACGGGGCTGACGATGGGCGCCCTGCTCTCGCGCACCGCCTCCGGGCTCATCGCCCAGGCCGCGGGCACCTGGCGGGCCGGCTTCCTCGTCGCCGCAGCGGCCACGGCGGCGCTGCTACTGGTCCTCCCCCGCTACATGCCGGCCGGGCGCCCGCCGGGGGCCGCGGCCTCCGGCGGCTACGGGAGCCTGCTCGCCTCACTCCCCCGACTGCTCGTGGACCACGCCCCGTTGCGCCTGTCGGCCGCACTGGGGGCGACGGCGTTCGCCTCCTTCTCGGCCTTCTGGTCCACGCTCGCCTTCCACCTCACCGCGCCGCCGATCGGGCTGGGCCCCGCCGTGGTCGGCCTCTTCGGCCTGTGCAGCGTGCCGGGCGCCCTGGCCGCCCGCTACTCGGGGCGGCTCACCGACCGGTGGGGGCCGCTGGGGGTCAACGCCCTCGCCGTCGCCTCGGCACTGGCCGCCTTCGTGCTGTTCGGGGTCGCGGGGCGGTCGCTCGTCGTCCTCGCCGTCGGCTGCAACCTCCTCGGCTACGGGGTGACGAGCGGTCAGATAGCCAACCAGGCACGCATCTTCACCGCCGGGCCGGAGATCCGGGGGCGGCTCAACACGGTGTACATGTTCGCGGTCTTCGGTGGCGGCGCCACGGGTTCCGCCGTCGCCGGGGTGCTCTTCTCCGCCTTCGGCTGGCGTGGCGTGGTGGCGGGCGGCCTGGGCTTCCTGCTCCTCGCGTGCCTGACGCTCGCCTGGCACGGCCTCCGCGCCCGCCACACGGCCCCCCGGCACAGCGACGACGCCGGCCCCGGACAGGCCGACGCGGACGCCTCCGCCACCCCCGCCCTGCGGGGATGA
- a CDS encoding TetR/AcrR family transcriptional regulator translates to MGHSQAAKAESREKVLRIAARRIREEGMTRPGVADLMNEAGLTHGGFYKHFASREDLMGQAAALALADGEAKMAEAARRDPDEPRSGLIDAYLSARHRDAPGTGCALVTLGAAAGRGEAELQEAYEKQVRSYLALIGEAAQGDDPGEARADAMLTLSALVGALLISRAVADPELSDEFLTTVAGRLKDAHVPAEA, encoded by the coding sequence ATGGGTCACTCGCAGGCAGCGAAGGCCGAGTCGCGCGAGAAGGTCCTGCGGATCGCCGCCCGCCGGATCCGCGAGGAGGGCATGACCCGACCCGGCGTCGCGGACCTCATGAACGAGGCCGGACTGACCCACGGCGGGTTCTACAAGCACTTCGCCTCGCGCGAGGACCTGATGGGTCAGGCGGCGGCGCTGGCGCTGGCCGACGGCGAGGCGAAGATGGCCGAGGCCGCCCGCCGGGACCCCGATGAACCCCGCTCGGGGCTGATCGACGCCTACCTCAGCGCCCGCCACCGGGACGCGCCCGGCACCGGCTGCGCCCTGGTGACCCTGGGCGCCGCGGCCGGTCGCGGCGAGGCGGAGTTGCAGGAGGCGTACGAGAAGCAGGTCCGCAGCTACCTCGCGCTCATCGGTGAGGCGGCGCAGGGCGACGACCCCGGCGAGGCGCGTGCCGACGCGATGCTCACCCTCAGCGCCCTGGTCGGCGCGCTGCTGATCTCGCGCGCGGTCGCCGACCCGGAGCTGTCCGACGAGTTCCTGACGACGGTCGCCGGGCGCCTGAAGGACGCCCATGTACCCGCAGAGGCCTGA